Sequence from the Pontibacter pudoricolor genome:
ACACTTAATGCGTTCTTCAGCTCCGTAGGATTGGTTTCCCCAGCGCTGCGTATTCATCAGCTCTTCAATGCGTGTCTGCATTTCGGTAAACAGCTGCTTGTCCGTAGACTGTATCTGGTCGCTGTTTACGACTACATCGCACAGCAATTCCTGGGCTTTCGCGCCAAGCGTAGCTATCGTTAGCAGCACCAGCAAAAGTAGTTTCTTAGCCATGTAGTCTTTCCCAAACAAGGTTTACAAGATCCTGTGCCACTTCAGTTTTGTGCTTTAATTCAAAAGCGGTGGTTTTGCCAGGTTCTATAATGGTAATTTTATTCGTATCGTGTTTAAACCCGGCGCCTTCATCGCGCAGCGAGTTCAGCACGATCATATCCAGGTTCTTTTTCTTTAGCTTTTCGGCAGCGTTGGCACTTTCGTTATCGGTTTCCAGGGCAAACCCTACAGAGAATTGCCCCGGCTTTTTCTGTTTGCCTACGGTTGCTGCTATATCAACGTTCTTAACAAGCTCTATCGTGAGTTCGTTGCCTGCTTTCTTTATTTTTTTATCGGCAACTACTTTCGGCTTGTAGTCTGCCACGGCTGCAGCATAAATTATAATATCTGCTGCATCAGCATGGGCCAGCACGGCGGCATACATTTCATCAGCAGTAGTAACGGGTAATACAGTTATAGTTGGGGTATTGGTTTTCTGGTTGGTCGGGCCCGATACCAGGATCACATCAGCACCTTTAGCGGCAAATTCCTCGGCAATCGCAAAACCCATTTTGCCAGTTGAGTGATTCCCGATAAAGCGCACCGGGTCTATGGCTTCGTAGGTAGGGCCTGCGGTAAGCAGTACGGTCTTGCCTTTAAACGATCTTTCCTTCACGGGCAAAAAAGTTCTGAAGTACTTCTATTATTTCCTCAGGTTCCGCTAATCTCCCCTGTCCTATCAGTCCGCTTGCCAGTTCGCCGTAGCCAGCTTCTATAATATAGTTGCCATAGCCGCGCAGCTTCGTAAAGTTACTTTGCACAGCCGGGTGCTGATACATATCCAGGTCCATAGCAGGAGCCACAAACACCGGACAGCGTGCCGATAAGTAGGTGGCTGAAAGCAGGTTATCGCAAAAGCCATTGGCAAATTTGGCTACCGTGTTGGCACTGGCCGGGGCTACAACTATAGCATCGGCCCATAGGCCAAGTTCCACGTGGTTGTTCCAGAGGCCACCTTCGTCTTTTACAAAATGGGTGAGCACGGGCCGTTTAGAAAGTGTGGCCAGTGTGAGCGGGGTTATAAACTCAGAAGCAGAAGTGGTCAGGATAACCTGTACTTCTGCTTCTGCTTTTACGAGTTGGCGAACCAGCAAAGCTGCTTTATACGCAGCAATACTTCCGCAAACTCCCAGTATTATTTTCTTATGCCGGAGCATGGGCCGCTATTACAGCGTTTCTTCTGTAGCTTCGTCTTCTTCCGGGTTACGCAGGTATACTTTACCTTCCAGAAACTCCTCAATAGCAAGGCTGGTTGGCTTTGGCATACGCTCATAATATTTAGAGATCTCTATCTGCTCACGGTTCTCGAACACTTCTTCCAGGTTATCTACAGTTGTAGCAAACTCGGCAAGCTTAGAGTTCAACTCCTCTTTCAGCTTCACAGATATCTGGTTAGCTCTTTTAGAGATAACTGACACAGACATGTATACGTTACCGGTCTGCTCTGCAAAGTCGGCCATGTTGCGTGTTACGATTGATGATGGAACTGATGCCATATGTATATACTTAAGAATTTGCTTGGGTTGATTTTTCTGACTTGATTCTTTCGAGCTCTGCCAGTGTGTTATCATAAAACTGATTGGCACTACGCATAAACTCACTTTCAGGATACTGGTCTGCAAAGCTCTGGTAAAAATCTACTACTTCGTAGTAACGCTCTTCCTGCTTTGACGGCACACTCTCCTTTGCGTACTCGTACTGCGACTCTATCTTCATATACGCCGCTTCTTCAGCATAAGGCGAAGACGGATATTCTTTAATGAAGTTATCAAGCGCCACTACTGCTGCTTTATAGTAGCGGATCTTATAATATAGTTTCGCGCTGTCGAATGCTTTCCTGTCTAATTTAATGCTCAGATTTTCCAGTATCTGGTTTGCCTCTTCGGTGTATTCACTCTCCGGGTAGCGGATCATAAATTCCTGCACTGACTCCATAGCAATTAATGTGCTTGCCTGGTCCTGCTCGTAGTCCGGCGACTGGTTATACGATGACTTTACCTGCATGAACATGGCCTTTTCAGCTTTCGGGCTACGCGGGTAAGTTGTATAGAAGTTACGGAAATATGTTTCGCTAAGCAGGTAGTTGCCTAACTCAAAGTTGGAGCTTGCCTGGTAAAACAAGGCATCTTCGGCCTGTTCGGTACCTGTCAGTAAAGGGGCAACAGCATCCAGCAACTCACTTGCACGGTAGTAATCGCCTTTTTCGTAATATTTTACAGCGGCGGCATACTTTTGCTGTACATCGTTGCTTTTCAGTAGCTTCTGATAATTACTACAGCTGGCAGCCGTAAGCAACAGGGCCAAAAGCACAACGATATGGGAAAGTCTTTTCTTCATGAACGGGCAAAATTATACAATATCCATATGATTTACAACTATGAATCGGGCCAACTTAAATAAACCTGCATCAGGTTGGATATAGTTTTTTCAAACCTCTGCTTAGTTTTGGTTCAGCTTATTTTTTAGCAGGCCTTTCGCGTTTCTTTTGCTGTTTTGTCTGCTTTTTGGTTTTAGATTTACTTTTTGCTGCCGGCTTTGGAGCTACAGCTGCTCTTGGGGCAAATACCTGCGGCTTGGTTGGCCGCAATTCCTGGTACCAGGTAAAGCCTTCCAGTTGTTTTTCTGCATCGTTCAGCTCATGCGGTGGTATAAAACTGGCATCCGGATTTACCAGAAACGAGATTCTTTCCAGTTTATTTTCTGCAAACTTTAATACCATGTCACTGCAGATGGTTTTATTCATACCGGTAAGTGTCGTATCACCTTCCAGCGCAAAATAAATACTTTCTCCGTTTCCGTTCACATTAACACGTTTCAGGTCGCCGTCTGTAAAATACGCTACCATATTGCGCCCTTTCACCTGGTTATAGTTCTTCAGCGTGTCTTCGGAGGCCATAAACGCATTGCTGTACATGTACATGCGATCGATGGTCTTGTTGCGGAGGTAAATATGAATGGTGTCCGAAACCAACTGGTTGTTTTCGCTCCAGAGCACCGGCTTCACGTTCATATGCATCACTGAGTCGGTACGGTTAAAGCTCAGCGAGTCGCATTTACCCTGCAGGTCATTCTTAAATATCTTTACATTATTATAGGCGAACAGCATACTTTTTGTACCCGGCCCCTGCGCTTCCTTAGATATCAGCGAATCAGCAGAAAGGTATAAGGTATCGTTTTTCATGATGCTCTCCATCACCGGGCTACCCGAAACTTTTGCCACACCACGGTCGCGCCAGTAGCGCCCTACCTGGCCCCGTATCGTAACATCATCTTTCAGCGACCTCAGCGAGACATTTTTCCGGGCTATTCCATATCCTGTGTTCTGGTCATAGTATAGTTCGTCGCCGCCTAACCTGTACTCAGGGGTAAGAATGTAAGCGTTTTTACCGAAGTTAGAGACCTTGGTAAGCGTGTTATAGTTACCTTCTTCGGCATACAAATCTCCGCGTTGCCCTTTAATTACCGTCGGCCCGAGAAAGTACACGATCTTACTATGGGTGTTGTAGCGCATGTTCTCGGCAGTAATCTTATAGTCTGCGGTAGTAACTTTAACGTTCTGCTGAAAGGTAAATTCTTTGGTGTTGGTGTTATAAGAGCCACGGCGGCTTTCCAGTCGGTTCTCCGGGTCTATAATAATACCGCCTTCGGTATAGACAGCCGTTTTGGTATTCAGGTTATAGTCCAGGCTTGGCGTGGTAAGGTTCATGCGTGGGTCCTGCATCACAACGTTACCCGTCATTTGGGCAGTGCGTTTTGTGCCATCATAGGTGGCATGGTCACCGGTTATGGTCAGGGTATCGCCCTGCGTAATACGCACATTGCTAAAAGCTTCCAGCACCTGTGTGTTTCCACCGTACTGGTATACTGAGTCGGCAGACAAGTAAGTATCGCGTTGCTTAAAGCGTACATTCCCGATCAGTTTGTCTACCCGGCGCCCGTTTATTAAGGTTCCGACAAGGTTATCAGCTCCTATCAGCTCCACCTTGCCATTCTGCTGCTGATTTGCAGGCTGCTGGCGTGCGGGAGTTTGCTGTTGCCTTACCGGTTGCTGCTTTACCGGCGGTTGTTTTGGTGTCCCCGGTGCACGCTTCAGCGGCTGTTGCCCGAAAACTGTCAGCGCCAGGAAGGTAAAGACAATAGAAAACAGTAATTTTGTGTACTTCATTTAATTCCTTGACAAAGGATTAAGGACGTTTTGACAAAGGACCTTTTCTTTTGTCCATAGTCTAACAGTCTTTTGTCTATTTTATACTTCAAAATTAGGAAAAATTTACCAGCCGCTGCTTATGCTACAGAAAGTTTCAGGTTTTATACAATCTCATACGCTTTGCCAGCCAGAGAGTAGAATATTAGCAGCCGTAAGCGGCGGAATAGACTCTGTGGTACTCTGCGAAGTGTTGCACAAATTAAAATACGACTTTGCCATAGCCCACTGTAATTTCGGGTTACGTGCCGAAGACGCAGAAGCAGACCAGGTATTCGTTAAAAAGCTGGCCAAGAAATACGACGTGCCTTTCTTTACCGAAAACTTTAACACGAAAGCTTTTGCAGAACAGGAAAAGCTTTCGATACAGATGGCCGCCCGCACGCTGCGTTACCAGTGGTTTGAGCAGGTGCGTCAGCAGGAAGGTTACGATTATATTGCCACCGCCCACCATAGCAACGATACAACCGAAACCATATTGCTGCACCTGACCAAAGGAACCGGCATTGCTGGCCTGCACGGCATTCCGCCTAAAAACGGCCACATCATCCGCCCGATGCTCTCGGTTACGAAAGACGATATTTTTGAGCTGGTAACGGAACGCAAACTTATCTGGCGCGAGGATGTCTCGAATGAAACGACCAAGTACCAGCGCAACAAGATCCGCCACGAGGTTATTCCTATCCTGAAGGAGATAAACCCGAGCCTGGAAGAAACCATGCAGCACACCGCTGAGCGTGTAAGCCATGCCGAAACTATAGTTGCTGCCTATATCGACAACCTGCGCGAGCAAAGTGTAAAAGAGGCCGAGAATGCCTGGTATATTTCACTGGTTCCGCTACAGAACGCCACTGGTCTGCCGGTTGTGCTGCACGAACTACTCCGCCCGTTCAACTATAGTTATGGTGTTGTGCTGGAGTTAGTGGAGGCTTTAGAAGGTATTTCAGGGAAGCAATTCGATTCGCCGACGCATACGCTGGTAAAGGACCGCGACCAGCTGGTAATAACACCCCGCAACCTGAGCAGTTTCGGAAGTATACTTATAAATGAAGGCGACACCACTATAGATGCCGGTAATTTTACCTTTAACATTAAGTATGTAGATGCTGCCAACTATAAACTGAACACCAAACCCTTTGTAGCGGCACTGGATGCGGAGCAACTCAGATTTCCGCTAAAGCTGCGTGGCTGGCAGGAAGGCGACTGGTTTGTGCCCCTGGGCATGAACGGCAAGAAAAAGATCAGCGATTTCCTGATAGACAAAAAAGTACCGGCCAACCTTAAATCCCAAACCCTAGTATTAGTATCCGACCAGTCTATAGCCTGGATCGTGAACCAGCGCCTGGATAACCGTTTTAAGGTAACTGACAAAACCGAAAAAGTGGTAGAGATCAGCCTGCAGGCAAAGCCTGCGAATTCCTGACGAAGGATACTTTGACAAAGGACAGTGGACTAATTGTCGGGATAAAATCTTTTGTCTTATGTCACCCAGTCTTTTGTCCGAAAACCAAAGGTTTTAATAATAGATTTTTCTAATTTTACCGGAAGTAACCGAATTCTCAAACTAAC
This genomic interval carries:
- the coaBC gene encoding bifunctional phosphopantothenoylcysteine decarboxylase/phosphopantothenate--cysteine ligase CoaBC: MKERSFKGKTVLLTAGPTYEAIDPVRFIGNHSTGKMGFAIAEEFAAKGADVILVSGPTNQKTNTPTITVLPVTTADEMYAAVLAHADAADIIIYAAAVADYKPKVVADKKIKKAGNELTIELVKNVDIAATVGKQKKPGQFSVGFALETDNESANAAEKLKKKNLDMIVLNSLRDEGAGFKHDTNKITIIEPGKTTAFELKHKTEVAQDLVNLVWERLHG
- a CDS encoding flavoprotein, which translates into the protein MLRHKKIILGVCGSIAAYKAALLVRQLVKAEAEVQVILTTSASEFITPLTLATLSKRPVLTHFVKDEGGLWNNHVELGLWADAIVVAPASANTVAKFANGFCDNLLSATYLSARCPVFVAPAMDLDMYQHPAVQSNFTKLRGYGNYIIEAGYGELASGLIGQGRLAEPEEIIEVLQNFFAREGKIV
- the tilS gene encoding tRNA lysidine(34) synthetase TilS; this translates as MLQKVSGFIQSHTLCQPESRILAAVSGGIDSVVLCEVLHKLKYDFAIAHCNFGLRAEDAEADQVFVKKLAKKYDVPFFTENFNTKAFAEQEKLSIQMAARTLRYQWFEQVRQQEGYDYIATAHHSNDTTETILLHLTKGTGIAGLHGIPPKNGHIIRPMLSVTKDDIFELVTERKLIWREDVSNETTKYQRNKIRHEVIPILKEINPSLEETMQHTAERVSHAETIVAAYIDNLREQSVKEAENAWYISLVPLQNATGLPVVLHELLRPFNYSYGVVLELVEALEGISGKQFDSPTHTLVKDRDQLVITPRNLSSFGSILINEGDTTIDAGNFTFNIKYVDAANYKLNTKPFVAALDAEQLRFPLKLRGWQEGDWFVPLGMNGKKKISDFLIDKKVPANLKSQTLVLVSDQSIAWIVNQRLDNRFKVTDKTEKVVEISLQAKPANS
- a CDS encoding DNA-directed RNA polymerase subunit omega; amino-acid sequence: MASVPSSIVTRNMADFAEQTGNVYMSVSVISKRANQISVKLKEELNSKLAEFATTVDNLEEVFENREQIEISKYYERMPKPTSLAIEEFLEGKVYLRNPEEDEATEETL
- a CDS encoding outer membrane protein assembly factor BamD, translated to MKKRLSHIVVLLALLLTAASCSNYQKLLKSNDVQQKYAAAVKYYEKGDYYRASELLDAVAPLLTGTEQAEDALFYQASSNFELGNYLLSETYFRNFYTTYPRSPKAEKAMFMQVKSSYNQSPDYEQDQASTLIAMESVQEFMIRYPESEYTEEANQILENLSIKLDRKAFDSAKLYYKIRYYKAAVVALDNFIKEYPSSPYAEEAAYMKIESQYEYAKESVPSKQEERYYEVVDFYQSFADQYPESEFMRSANQFYDNTLAELERIKSEKSTQANS
- a CDS encoding OstA-like protein — its product is MKYTKLLFSIVFTFLALTVFGQQPLKRAPGTPKQPPVKQQPVRQQQTPARQQPANQQQNGKVELIGADNLVGTLINGRRVDKLIGNVRFKQRDTYLSADSVYQYGGNTQVLEAFSNVRITQGDTLTITGDHATYDGTKRTAQMTGNVVMQDPRMNLTTPSLDYNLNTKTAVYTEGGIIIDPENRLESRRGSYNTNTKEFTFQQNVKVTTADYKITAENMRYNTHSKIVYFLGPTVIKGQRGDLYAEEGNYNTLTKVSNFGKNAYILTPEYRLGGDELYYDQNTGYGIARKNVSLRSLKDDVTIRGQVGRYWRDRGVAKVSGSPVMESIMKNDTLYLSADSLISKEAQGPGTKSMLFAYNNVKIFKNDLQGKCDSLSFNRTDSVMHMNVKPVLWSENNQLVSDTIHIYLRNKTIDRMYMYSNAFMASEDTLKNYNQVKGRNMVAYFTDGDLKRVNVNGNGESIYFALEGDTTLTGMNKTICSDMVLKFAENKLERISFLVNPDASFIPPHELNDAEKQLEGFTWYQELRPTKPQVFAPRAAVAPKPAAKSKSKTKKQTKQQKKRERPAKK